One part of the Ranitomeya imitator isolate aRanImi1 chromosome 10, aRanImi1.pri, whole genome shotgun sequence genome encodes these proteins:
- the LOC138650940 gene encoding uncharacterized protein has protein sequence MSPDWRNNFITQNYARIEAVAPIADNGPALHLIMDTDTETSDAMAENWCVPEPRDTLGSDVEIIDVKNPATSAKPDAPKRRGNSLRRCFKNRKVARKIQLEKENIPASASLSIAPPVKPGADVGQFPLHTYTSPLQQRVLHRRNYDTEENQPQRANTAVRTTSLSPICVVDRDECYAAPKQPGNPSPKISHQKYTNVSREKRAAPNARPRITRPANSTGAIPQVTPENREIEQLSEGMWSPTEPLNIPVCQTVQSADTALADFSSVFAPVLPLKKRTVSRRRVGRKQKVAVHTPYTGRPSWDADHVKMFTDMSAQYAQSKLAQMELKSFCDTYERLLNACPTHDITEELRAFKLNHP, from the exons atgtcgcccgattggcgcaataatttcataacgcagaattatgcgcgcattgaagccgtggcgccgatagccgataatgggcctgctcttcatctcatcatgg atactgacacggagacatctgacgctatggctgaaaactggtgtgttcccgaaccacgcgatacgctgggttcagacgtggagatcatagatgtcaagaaccctgcaacttcagcgaaacccgatgcgcctaaaagacgcggcaactcgttacgccgatgtttcaagaatagaaaag ttgcccggaaaatacagcttgaaaaagagaatattcccgcctctgcgagtttgagcattgcgcctcccgttaaaccaggagctgatgtgggacaattcccgcttcatactt atacgtcgcctcttcaacaacgagttttgcaccggcgtaattacgacactgaagagaatcaaccacaaagagctaatacggcggtgcgaacaacatctctctcgcccatctgtgttgtggatcgtgatgaatgctacgctgcaccaaaacaacccgggaatccaagccccaagatttcacatcagaaatatacgaacgtttcaagagagaaacgtgcagcgccgaacgctaggccccgcataactcggcccgccaatagcacaggcgccataccccaagttacgcctgaaaacagagaaattgaacagctctccgagggtatgtggtcacccacagagcccctcaatatacctgtgtgccagactgtgcaatctgcagatactgctcttgcagacttttctagcgtttttgcccctgtattacctctaaagaaacgaaccgtatcccgacgccgtgtaggtagaaagcagaaagttgctgtacatacaccttacacaggtcgtccttcgtgggatgctgaccatgtcaaaatgtttactgacatgtctgcgcagtacgctcaaagcaaactcgcacagatggaactaaaatctttctgcgatacatatgaaagactgttaaatgcgtgtccaacacatgacattaccgaggagctgcgtgctttcaaactaaatcacccctga